One window of the Synergistaceae bacterium genome contains the following:
- a CDS encoding DctP family TRAP transporter solute-binding subunit: MKKYAKFFALTAAVLLFSCGGAFAAVQIRVAHAGSTEHQYQIALEQFKKLVEERSGKEITVQIFPSGQLGSERDAIEGVRMGTMEMTTISAGGALPSFVPETAIFGLPYVLHTRKQVAAVYSGPFGQKMTELVNAKGFINLDWWEMGFKHFTNNTRPIKTPADLKGLKIRVMESKGWMELIKLLGGIPTPIAFGELYSSLQQKVVDGEENPISTIYSSKFYEVQKYLSLDAHTYEPTAVLANPKWFNALSAEHQKIIKEAALEAGKFQVAKLEQLEQERLEVIKKAGTIVEEHPDIEAFVEITKGFEKNLDNVPAELVALLRSEAAKAPK; the protein is encoded by the coding sequence ATGAAGAAGTATGCGAAGTTTTTTGCGTTGACAGCGGCGGTTTTGCTCTTTTCGTGCGGCGGCGCTTTCGCCGCGGTGCAGATAAGGGTGGCGCACGCCGGCAGCACCGAGCACCAGTACCAGATTGCGCTGGAGCAGTTTAAAAAACTCGTGGAGGAGCGTTCCGGGAAGGAGATTACCGTCCAGATATTCCCGTCGGGTCAGCTGGGCAGCGAACGGGATGCCATCGAGGGCGTGCGCATGGGGACCATGGAAATGACGACGATCTCGGCGGGCGGCGCGTTGCCGAGTTTTGTCCCGGAGACGGCCATATTCGGACTTCCTTACGTGCTGCATACCCGCAAACAGGTGGCCGCCGTGTATTCCGGCCCGTTTGGGCAGAAAATGACGGAACTCGTCAACGCGAAGGGGTTCATCAATCTCGACTGGTGGGAGATGGGATTCAAGCATTTCACCAACAATACGCGTCCCATTAAGACGCCGGCCGACCTGAAGGGACTCAAGATCCGCGTAATGGAGTCCAAGGGATGGATGGAGCTCATCAAGCTGCTTGGCGGCATTCCTACGCCGATCGCGTTTGGGGAGCTTTACAGCTCGCTTCAGCAGAAGGTCGTGGACGGGGAGGAGAATCCGATCTCCACAATCTACTCCTCCAAATTTTACGAAGTGCAGAAGTATCTTTCGCTTGACGCTCACACCTACGAGCCCACTGCCGTTTTGGCCAATCCCAAATGGTTCAATGCCCTCAGCGCGGAGCATCAGAAGATCATAAAAGAAGCGGCGCTTGAGGCCGGAAAATTCCAGGTCGCGAAACTCGAACAGCTTGAGCAGGAGCGTCTCGAAGTCATCAAAAAAGCCGGCACCATCGTGGAAGAACATCCGGATATAGAGGCGTTTGTGGAGATAACGAAAGGGTTCGAAAAGAACCTCGACAACGTGCCGGCAGAACTTGTCGCGCTGCTCAGAAGCGAGGCCGCAAAGGCGCCGAAGTAA
- a CDS encoding dihydrodipicolinate synthase family protein has protein sequence MLSTETRGVFPISPTPFLPDGAIDFASIARLCRFYKNVGVAGITILGLLGEATKLDCDETDAVIREFVQHSGGLEIIVGASSPGFASMRRTALNAMAAGAGGVQIAPPSHLRSDAQIIEYFDCVARTLGSGVPFVIQDYPLVHQVVFTPNVLREIVNRNESCVAIKNEDWPGMDKLRTLNQFKREGSMRNIPIFGGNGGLSLDCEYAAGASGAMTGYPFPEFLVEGLKLVESGKRSEFQDLYDAHLPYLRYEGQPKIGIAIRKYVLCKRGLIAHAAQREPVAALSAGTKDDVDFLLGRLIRKTGLQLEVSSF, from the coding sequence ATGCTTTCCACAGAAACGAGGGGTGTTTTCCCGATCTCTCCGACGCCCTTCCTGCCGGACGGAGCGATCGATTTTGCTTCGATCGCCAGGCTTTGCCGCTTTTATAAAAATGTCGGAGTGGCCGGCATAACGATTCTGGGGTTGCTCGGTGAAGCCACAAAACTGGACTGCGACGAAACGGACGCTGTGATTCGGGAGTTCGTCCAACACTCCGGCGGATTGGAAATCATTGTGGGAGCAAGCTCTCCCGGATTCGCCTCGATGAGACGCACCGCCTTGAACGCAATGGCGGCCGGCGCCGGCGGCGTTCAGATAGCGCCTCCTTCTCACCTGCGCAGCGACGCCCAGATTATCGAATATTTCGATTGCGTCGCCAGAACTCTGGGATCCGGCGTTCCTTTCGTGATTCAGGATTATCCCCTCGTTCATCAGGTCGTTTTTACGCCGAACGTCCTGCGGGAAATCGTCAACCGGAACGAATCCTGCGTGGCAATCAAAAACGAGGACTGGCCGGGGATGGATAAACTCAGAACGCTGAATCAGTTTAAGAGAGAAGGCTCCATGAGAAATATCCCGATTTTCGGCGGAAATGGCGGGCTTTCCCTGGACTGTGAATACGCCGCGGGGGCGTCGGGCGCCATGACGGGCTATCCTTTTCCCGAGTTCCTGGTGGAAGGTCTGAAGCTTGTGGAAAGTGGGAAAAGAAGCGAATTTCAGGATTTATACGACGCGCATCTGCCCTATTTGCGCTATGAGGGGCAGCCGAAAATTGGAATCGCCATACGTAAATATGTGCTGTGCAAACGGGGATTGATTGCCCATGCGGCGCAGCGCGAACCGGTGGCCGCGCTTTCAGCGGGAACGAAAGATGATGTGGATTTTCTGCTCGGACGCCTTATCAGAAAAACCGGTCTTCAACTTGAAGTAAGTTCATTTTAA
- a CDS encoding aminotransferase class V-fold PLP-dependent enzyme, translating into METEKSIYLDSACAGIYPDEVLSCAGDFVELMRNRQLPGSEKTNIMRSYLATCRERVARLINCSPDEIALVESTTHGLGIVSEIVELAPEDNVLICDLEYQASYLCLRPKQRKVGFEIRRVENVGGEITAEIFGKYIDQHTKLIVLASVQEINGFRADVREISELAHRSNCLVAVDGIQEVGAMRVDVRETGADFYCTGSKKWICNPFGMGFLYVRRELVEKLEPSYDTYFNVELPSGYQNYVSYLENPSRTPFDPCPNVRTAMKFEIGAYKNYIGILGLTRAIEILLDIGLEKIEEKIISLNIRLTEGLKKIGVDTCSSKNRKHMSSTVSFNLGLKDGKSSREKELVDYLISRGLIVSLRCAVGTGGIRVSMHHYTTENDIDSLLFHVEEFLRMKRPE; encoded by the coding sequence ATGGAGACGGAAAAATCGATTTACCTGGACAGCGCATGCGCGGGAATTTATCCTGATGAGGTTTTGTCGTGCGCGGGGGATTTCGTGGAACTTATGCGTAATCGCCAGCTGCCGGGAAGCGAAAAGACAAATATCATGCGGTCGTACCTCGCGACATGCCGCGAGCGTGTCGCAAGGCTGATTAATTGCTCTCCGGACGAAATCGCGCTTGTGGAGAGCACGACTCACGGGCTGGGTATCGTATCTGAAATCGTCGAGCTGGCGCCTGAGGACAACGTGCTGATCTGTGACCTGGAATATCAGGCGTCCTACCTCTGTCTCAGGCCAAAACAAAGGAAAGTCGGCTTCGAAATACGCAGGGTGGAAAACGTCGGCGGGGAGATCACGGCGGAAATCTTCGGAAAATACATTGATCAGCATACAAAACTCATCGTGCTCGCTTCCGTCCAGGAGATCAACGGCTTTCGGGCCGATGTCCGAGAAATATCCGAGCTGGCCCATCGCAGCAACTGCCTCGTCGCGGTGGACGGGATACAGGAGGTCGGCGCGATGCGCGTCGACGTAAGGGAGACCGGCGCGGATTTTTATTGTACCGGCTCGAAGAAATGGATTTGTAATCCGTTCGGCATGGGATTTTTGTACGTCAGGCGGGAACTGGTCGAGAAACTGGAGCCGAGCTACGACACGTATTTCAACGTGGAGCTGCCCAGCGGTTATCAGAATTATGTCTCTTATCTGGAGAACCCCAGCAGAACCCCTTTCGACCCCTGTCCCAACGTGCGGACCGCGATGAAATTCGAGATAGGCGCTTACAAAAACTACATCGGCATTTTGGGTTTGACCCGGGCCATAGAGATACTGCTTGACATCGGGCTCGAAAAAATCGAAGAAAAAATCATTTCGCTGAATATTCGGCTCACGGAGGGCCTGAAGAAAATCGGCGTCGACACCTGCAGCTCGAAGAATCGGAAACACATGTCGTCCACCGTCAGCTTCAATCTCGGCTTAAAGGACGGAAAATCATCCCGTGAAAAAGAGCTGGTCGATTACCTGATCTCCAGAGGGCTGATCGTCTCCCTGCGCTGTGCCGTCGGGACCGGCGGCATCAGAGTTTCGATGCACCATTACACCACTGAAAACGACATCGATTCTCTGCTGTTCCACGTCGAAGAATTTTTAAGGATGAAAAGGCCGGAATAA